Part of the Pseudomonas baltica genome is shown below.
TGGGCCTGCTACAAGCCGGCGCCAGCGTCAAAGGTGAATTCGAGCGGCGTCTCAAGGGCGTGATCGATGAGGTCAAGGCTTCGCCCAAGCCGATCATCCTGTTCATCGACGAAGCCCACACGCTGATCGGTGCGGGTGGCAATGCCGGCGGTTCGGACGCCGCCAACCTGCTCAAGCCTGCGCTGGCACGTGGAGAGTTGCGTACCATCGCCGCCACTACCTGGGCCGAGTACAAGAAGTACTTCGAGAAGGACCCGGCCCTGGCCAGGCGATTTCAGCCGGTGCAGTTGCACGAGCCGACTGTCAATGAAGCGGTGACCATCCTGCGCGGCCTGGCGCAGGTGTACGAGAAGAGCCACGGTATCTATCTGCGTGATGATGCCGTGGTCGCCGCTGCCGAGCTGTCGGCTCGCTACCTGACCGGTCGGCAATTGCCGGACAAGGCCGTCGACGTGCTCGATACCGCTTGTGCTCGGGTTCGCATCAGCCTCGCGGCGGCGCCGGAGAGTGTTGAGCGCCTGCGTGGTGAGCTGGCCGAAGGCGTGCGTCAGCGCCAGGCGCTGCGTCGTGATGCCGAGGCAGGGCTGGCCATCGATGAAGAAGCCTTGATTGCACTGGAAACACGCCTCGGCGAAGCCGCCGCCGAACGCGAGGCACTGGAATCGGCCTGGGCCGAGCAGCGAGAACTGGCTGAGCGCCTGCTGGATCTGCGCCAGCGCCTGGCGCAGGCCCGTGAGCTGGCGAATGCGTGTGAGCTTGATGCCGAAGCTGAAGCTGAGACCAACGCCGAAGCCGTAGCGCCCAACGTTGCCGAACTCGAAGCACAGCTGCACGACACTCACCGTGCCCTCACCGATGCCCATGCCGTGCAGCGTCTGGTTAGCTTCGAAGTGTGTCCGCGTCTGGTCGCTGAAGTGATCAGCGCCTGGACGGGTGTGCCGCTGTCGCAATTGGCCCGTGAGCACAATGCCAAGATCCTCAGCTTCGCCGATGATCTGCGCCTGCGTATTCGGGGGCAGGAGCAAGCAGTGCACGCCTTGGATCGTGCCATGCGCGCTACCGCTGCCGGTCTCAACAAGCCCGACGCACCGGTAGGCGTGTTCCTGTTGGTCGGCCCCAGTGGCGTCGGCAAGACCGAAACCGCCCTGGCCCTAGCCGACCTGCTGTACGGCGGCGATCGTTTCATCACCACCATCAATATGTCCGAATTTCAGGAGAAGCACACCGTGTCGCGCCTGATCGGCGCACCGCCGGGTTACGTCGGCTACGGCGAAGGCGGCATGCTCACCGAGGCTGTGCGGCAAAAGCCCTATTCCGTGGTTTTGCTGGACGAGGTCGAGAAGGCCGATCCGGACGTGCTCAATCTGTTCTACCAGATCTTCGACAAAGGCGTGGCCAACGACGGGGAAGGGCGCGAAATCGATTTTCGCAACACCCTGATCCTGATGACCTCGAACCTCGCCAGCGAGCGCATCAGCGCCCTGTGCGAGGGCGCTGAGCGGCCGAGCACCCAGGCGCTGGAGGACGCCATTCGCCCGGTGCTGAGCAAGCATTTCAAGCCGGCCTTGCTGGCGCGTATGCGCGTGGTGCCGTACTTCCCGGTCAGCGGCCCGGTGCTCGACGAACTGGTGATCATCAAGCTGCAACGTTTAGGCGAGCGCCTGGCCCGTCGGCAGTTGACCTTCAGCCACAGCCCGGCGCTGGTCGAGCACCTGGCCGCGTTGTGCACGCAAAGCGACAGCGGTGCGCGCCTGATCGATCAACTGCTTGAGATGCATGTGCTGCCAGTGGTGGCGGATCGCTTGCTCGCTGCCATGGCGAGCGGCGAGGTCCTGCGTCACGTACACGCCACGCTCGACGGCGAAGGCCGCGTGCTGTGCGAGTTCGCGTGAGGGCCCTTTGATGTTTGCCGATATCGTCCAGCCTCTGGCCTACGCTGAAGCCTTGCTCGGGACCTACTCGCGCTTGTCTCAGGCTGCCCACAGTGCGCGCCTGCTGGGTGATTTCGCCAGCGAAGCGGCTAAGTTGAGTGGTTGCGAACTGGCCCAGGTGTACCTGCTCGACGCGTCCCACAGTGCCCTAGGCCTGAGCGCAGAATCCCTCGACGGTTTGTTGCAGCCACGGGAGGTCGCGAGCCTGCCCGCCGATTACCATGGCGGCGAGTTGCTGCAGTTCAGCCTGTGCCAGAACCGCGCAGTGAGTGTCGAGAGCCTGGGCAGCGGCCTGTACCCGACGGATTTCCTGCCCGCTTGTGCGCGCGGCTGGGATTCGCTGCTGTGCGTGCCGCTGGTGGGCGAGAGCGATGTAGTCGAAGGGCTGTTGGTCTGCGCCAGTGCCGAATGCCGCAACCTTCAAGGTTTTTCCCAGTCCTTCGGCCAATTGGGACGTTTCGTCATGGCCCAATTCTCATTGCTGCAACGCCTGCGCGGGCCTGAGGACAGCAGCGTGATCGACGGTATCGATACCTGCGCGAGTGGCTACGGATTGATCGGCAAAAGCGCGGTGATGCGCCACACCTATCAGCTGATCAGCAAAGTCTTGCACAGCCCCTACACCGTGCTGCTCAACGGCGAAACCGGGACCGGCAAGGAAGTCGTCGCCCGTGCCATTCATGACTGCAGCCCCCGGCGCACCAAGGCCTTCATCGTGCAGAACTGCGCGGCTTTCCCGGAAAACCTGCTGGAAAGCGAACTGTTCGGCTATCGTCGGGGCGCCTTCACCGGTGCCGACCGCGACCGAGAAGGCCTGTTCGATGCGGCCGAGGGCGGCACCTTGCTGCTGGACGAAATCGGCGACATGCCCCTTGCCTTGCAGGCCAAGCTGCTGCGCGTGCTGCAAGAGGGCGAGATCCGCCCGCTGGGCAGCAACGACAGCCATAAGATCAACGTGCGCATCATCGCCGCCACCCACCGGGACTTGCAGGCGATGGTTGCTCAAGGGCTGTTTCGCGAGGACCTCTACTACCGCCTGGCGCAGTTCCCGATCGAGTTGCCACCGCTGCGACAGCGCGAGAACGACATTCTCGAACTGGCCCGGCACTTCGCGGTACGCGCGTGTGCATTTCTCAGCCGTGACTTGCCCAATTGGTCCGACGCCGCACTGGACCACCTGTGCAGCTACGGCTTCCCCGGCAATGTGCGCGAGCTCAAGGGCATGGTCGAGCGGGCAGTGCTGTTGTGCGAGGGAGGGGAGTTCCAGCCCGAGCATTTCACCTTGCGGCTCGACGGCCTGCCGATCGATCGCAGCCTCAACCTGCGCGAGCGCATGGAGCAGGTCGAACGCACGCTGTTGCTCGATTGCCTTCGCAAGAACGATGGCAACCGCACACTTGTCGCGCGTGAGCTGGGCCTGCCGCGCCGCACGCTGCTGTATCGCCTGGGGCGTCTCAACATCACCGACGCGGAGTCGCAAGCATGAGCGACCTGCGTTTTCCCTTTTTATCCATTCAAGGAGATCCATTGATGTTTGCACGTCATTGGCAAGCGGCCCTGTTGGCCATGGTTGTTGTGTGTGGCCTGACGGGATGCACCGGCAACGGCAATTACAAGCACAGCGACAAAGACTACCGCCCGCTCGGCGAACCCCAGGCGGTCAATCGCGGCCAATGACCGCAAGGAGAGCTTCAACATGGAATTGCTTCTGGAACTGCACAACCCGCGTCAGCCGGTGCCCGAGCACTTGCACGCGCGCACCTTCAAGCAGGCGGGAGGGGTGATCGGCCGTGGTCAGGATTGCGACTGGGTCATCCCTGACCGTCATCGCCATTTGTCCAACCGCCACGCCGAGATCAGCTTCAACCGCGGTACGTTCTACCTGACCGATACCAGCAGCAACGGTATCGAGATCGCCGCCACCGGCGCGCGGCTGCGCAAGGGCGAGCCGCAGCGCATCGAGACCGGTAGCGTTTATCGCCTGGGTGACTACGAGCTGCGTGCACGGGTCATACGTCCGGCTGCGGCGCGCAACGACCATTACTCTGCCGATGTGCCAGGTGTCGGGATCATCCCTGACGACGCCTTCCTGGACCTTGATCCGATCAATGCCCTGGAACAGCAAGAGCGCATTTACAGCGAATTCGACGAGCTGGCCGGCTTCGACACCAAGGCGCGCCACACCGTACAACGCGCTGACTATGCGCGCATCGACATGGAAAGCCTGCCGATCCCTGAGCTGGTACCGGAACCGGTCGTCACGGCACCCAAGGCGACCCCTGTGGCAGCGCCCGAACGCCAATCCGAGGCATTCTGGCTACGTTTCGGCAGCGCCCTGGGCGTTGACCTGACCGGGCTCGACGAGGCCGCGCGTGAGGCCCTGGCCCTCAAGGCCGCACACTTGCTGAAGGTCAGCATCGGTGGCCTGCAGCAGAGCCTGCGCACTCGCAGCGAACTGAAAAACGAACTGCGTCTGGCGCAGACCACCGTGCAGACCGCCGGCAAGAACCCGCTCAAGCACACCAGTGATGCCGAGCAGGCGCTAAGTGCCTTGCTGCAGGCGCCCAAACCCGGCCAGTTCGGCGCCGAAGAGGCTGTAGTACGTGCGTTCCGCGATGTCCAGGCCCATCAGGTGGCGATGCTCGCCGGCAGCCGTGCAACGGTGCGCGCCACGCTCGAGCATTTTTCCCCGGAGCAATTGACCCTGCGTTTCGAGCGCGAAGGGCTGAAGTCGCTGTTCGCTGGTGCCGGCAGCCGCTGGCGCGCCTTCGGCCGTCATCACCAGGCCTTGCGTCAGGACGATGACTGGAGCGAGCGCTTGCTGGCCCGCGATTTTGCCCAGGCCTATGAAGAGCAGATCCGTCTTATTTCCACCCTCAATTCCGAGCATCAGGGATGACCCGCATGAAACGCTTTACGCAATTGGCCGCTTTGCTGACCGTGGCGTTGTTGGCCGGGTGTTCGGCTCTGTCGCCTTACTCCACCGAAACCAAGCTGAACCTCAAGATCAGCGCCAGCGATCAGCTCAACCCTGATCAAAACGGCCGGCCATCGCCAATCGTCCTGCGCCTGCTGGAGCTCAAGCACCCGACGGCGTTCGAGAACGCTGACTTTTTCACCCTCTACGAGCGCGCCAAGGAATCCCTGGCCCAGGACCTGGTCAGCGATGAAGAGATCGAGCTGCGCCCTGGCGAATCCCTCGACCTCAAGCTCACCGTGGGCAACGGCAACCGCTACGTCGGCGTGCTTGCGGCCTACCGCGACCTGCCGGAAACCCAGTGGCGCTACACCGTGCAAGTGGTGCCGATGGGCCTGACCAAGGTCAACCTGAAACTGGACGATTTGGGCATCCACAACATCGATGCCGACGCCAGGGCCAAGCTGGCCAAGGCGGATAAATAACCATGAATGCCCACAAGATTGTCTGGCAGGAAGGCATGTTGCTGCGCCCGCAGCATTTCCAGCACAACGACCGTTACTACGACCACCAGCTCAAAGCGCGAACGCAGATGCTCAGCCGTTACAGCTGGGGCTTTCTTGGCTTCGAGATCGACACGCAGTTCCTGAAAATGGGCAAGCTGGTCATCAGTCAGGCCAGCGGCGTATTGCCTGATGGCAGCCTGTTCAGCCTCGACAGCAGCGCCCAGGCGTTGGCCGTCGATGTACCGCCCAACACCAGTAACACTCCGGTTTACCTGGCATTGCCGCTGGTGGCCGGTAACCACGTCGAGACACGTCGCGCCGATCAGCTGGACGTAATGGCCCGCTACACGGTGTTCGAGACCGAAGTCGCAGACTCCAACGCGGGCGACGATTCCAGCCGCCAGATCAGCTGTGCGCGCCCGGACTTCCGCCTGCTGCTGGGCCCGCAGCATAACGACCAGACCTACGTGAAGCTGAAGATCTGCGAGATCCTCGACACCACGCCCGATGGTGATGTGTCGCTGGACGGTGACTTCGTGCCGACCTTCATCCATGCCCATGGCTCACCCTACCTGCAGTCGTGCCTCAAGGAAGTGATCAGCATGCTCGCCCACCGCGGCGATACCCTGGCTGAACGCATTCGTTCGAATGGCAAGGTCGCGGGCGCGGAAGTCGGTGACTTTATGATGCTGCAACTGATCAACCGCACCGAGCTCAACCTGCGTCACTACCTGGGGCTCGAACAGGTCCATCCCGAGGAGCTGTATCGCACGCTGCTGTCGATGTTCGGTGACCTGGCGACCTTCTCCAGCGACAACAAGCGCCCCCGGCTGGACAGCCGCTATCTGCACAGCGACCAGGGCACGAGTTTCCGCAAGTTGATGGATGCCATCCGCCAGGCGCTGTCGATGGTGCTCGAACAGCACGCCATCGAGATGGAGCTGCAGGAGCGCCAGTACGGCATCACCGTGTCGCCGCTCAAGGATCACAAGCTGCTGGGCAGCGCCTCGTTCGTACTGGCGGCCAGCGCCAACTGCGACTCCGAGACCCTGCGCCAACGTTTGCCGGCTCACCTCAAGGTCGGCGCGGTGGAGCACATTCGCCAACTGGTCAACCTGCACCTGCCGGGCATCAAGGTGCGGCCATTGCCGGTGGCACCGCGGCAGATACCGTTTCATTCGAACAAAACCTATTTCAACCTCGAGCTCAGTTCCGAAGACCTGGCCCAACTGGAGCGTTCGGGCGGCTTTGCCTTCCACGTGTCAGGCGAATTCTCCGAGCTTGAATTGAAATTCTGGGCTATCAGGAGCTGATGCAATGAGCATGGAAATGGGATACGAGCAGGACGAAAAGACCATATTGGCCGGGCGGCACGGGCATGACAGCGCACATAGCCCGCTGACCGACTTCGCCGAACCGCCGCGCTTGGAAGACCTCGAGCGGCGAATGATCTACGCCGCGCGCCTGCGTCCCGCAGAGCACTTCATGGCGAGCCAGAACGCGCTGATCGCTGCGGCCTCGGGCCTGCTTTCGGAGCTGGTGGCCCTTAAGCACGATTCCGATCGCAGCAATCTGCCCAAGCTTAAAGATCGCCTGAGTTCGGCACTCAAGATATTCGAAGCGCAAGCCTTGAACGACGGCGTCGAAAGTAGTCAGGTCATGGCCGCGCGCTATGTGCTGTGTACGGCATTGGATGAGGCGGTGGTCACTACCAGCGACGGCAACGAGAGCCAATGGTCACAGATGAACCTGCTCAGCAGCTTTCATAACGAGACCTTCGGTGGCGAAAAGTTCTTCCAGCTGCTCGATCGTCTGTCACGCAACCCGGTCAAGCACCTGCTGATGCTCGAACTGATGTACCTGTGCCTGTCGCTGGGCTTCGAGGGCAAATACCGGGTGATGAACCGCGGCATGATCGAGCTTGAAGGCATCCGTGACAGCCTTTACCGGCAGATTCGCCAACTGCGCGGGGATATCCCTCGCGAACTGTCTCCGCATTGGGAAGGCCTTAGCGAGCAGCGTCGCAACCTGGTGCGCATCGTGCCGTGGTGGCTGGTGGTGCTGTTCACCCTGGTGTGCCTGGCAGTCATGTACTCGGGGTTCGCGTGGGTTCTAAAGGAACAGCGTGCAACCGTGCTTCAACCTTTCCAGCAGCTTGATCCGGCTGCGGCCCAGCCGAAGTTGT
Proteins encoded:
- the tssJ gene encoding type VI secretion system lipoprotein TssJ gives rise to the protein MKRFTQLAALLTVALLAGCSALSPYSTETKLNLKISASDQLNPDQNGRPSPIVLRLLELKHPTAFENADFFTLYERAKESLAQDLVSDEEIELRPGESLDLKLTVGNGNRYVGVLAAYRDLPETQWRYTVQVVPMGLTKVNLKLDDLGIHNIDADARAKLAKADK
- the tagH gene encoding type VI secretion system-associated FHA domain protein TagH, which translates into the protein MELLLELHNPRQPVPEHLHARTFKQAGGVIGRGQDCDWVIPDRHRHLSNRHAEISFNRGTFYLTDTSSNGIEIAATGARLRKGEPQRIETGSVYRLGDYELRARVIRPAAARNDHYSADVPGVGIIPDDAFLDLDPINALEQQERIYSEFDELAGFDTKARHTVQRADYARIDMESLPIPELVPEPVVTAPKATPVAAPERQSEAFWLRFGSALGVDLTGLDEAAREALALKAAHLLKVSIGGLQQSLRTRSELKNELRLAQTTVQTAGKNPLKHTSDAEQALSALLQAPKPGQFGAEEAVVRAFRDVQAHQVAMLAGSRATVRATLEHFSPEQLTLRFEREGLKSLFAGAGSRWRAFGRHHQALRQDDDWSERLLARDFAQAYEEQIRLISTLNSEHQG
- a CDS encoding sigma 54-interacting transcriptional regulator — its product is MFADIVQPLAYAEALLGTYSRLSQAAHSARLLGDFASEAAKLSGCELAQVYLLDASHSALGLSAESLDGLLQPREVASLPADYHGGELLQFSLCQNRAVSVESLGSGLYPTDFLPACARGWDSLLCVPLVGESDVVEGLLVCASAECRNLQGFSQSFGQLGRFVMAQFSLLQRLRGPEDSSVIDGIDTCASGYGLIGKSAVMRHTYQLISKVLHSPYTVLLNGETGTGKEVVARAIHDCSPRRTKAFIVQNCAAFPENLLESELFGYRRGAFTGADRDREGLFDAAEGGTLLLDEIGDMPLALQAKLLRVLQEGEIRPLGSNDSHKINVRIIAATHRDLQAMVAQGLFREDLYYRLAQFPIELPPLRQRENDILELARHFAVRACAFLSRDLPNWSDAALDHLCSYGFPGNVRELKGMVERAVLLCEGGEFQPEHFTLRLDGLPIDRSLNLRERMEQVERTLLLDCLRKNDGNRTLVARELGLPRRTLLYRLGRLNITDAESQA
- the tssK gene encoding type VI secretion system baseplate subunit TssK yields the protein MNAHKIVWQEGMLLRPQHFQHNDRYYDHQLKARTQMLSRYSWGFLGFEIDTQFLKMGKLVISQASGVLPDGSLFSLDSSAQALAVDVPPNTSNTPVYLALPLVAGNHVETRRADQLDVMARYTVFETEVADSNAGDDSSRQISCARPDFRLLLGPQHNDQTYVKLKICEILDTTPDGDVSLDGDFVPTFIHAHGSPYLQSCLKEVISMLAHRGDTLAERIRSNGKVAGAEVGDFMMLQLINRTELNLRHYLGLEQVHPEELYRTLLSMFGDLATFSSDNKRPRLDSRYLHSDQGTSFRKLMDAIRQALSMVLEQHAIEMELQERQYGITVSPLKDHKLLGSASFVLAASANCDSETLRQRLPAHLKVGAVEHIRQLVNLHLPGIKVRPLPVAPRQIPFHSNKTYFNLELSSEDLAQLERSGGFAFHVSGEFSELELKFWAIRS
- the icmH gene encoding type IVB secretion system protein IcmH/DotU, with translation MSMEMGYEQDEKTILAGRHGHDSAHSPLTDFAEPPRLEDLERRMIYAARLRPAEHFMASQNALIAAASGLLSELVALKHDSDRSNLPKLKDRLSSALKIFEAQALNDGVESSQVMAARYVLCTALDEAVVTTSDGNESQWSQMNLLSSFHNETFGGEKFFQLLDRLSRNPVKHLLMLELMYLCLSLGFEGKYRVMNRGMIELEGIRDSLYRQIRQLRGDIPRELSPHWEGLSEQRRNLVRIVPWWLVVLFTLVCLAVMYSGFAWVLKEQRATVLQPFQQLDPAAAQPKL
- a CDS encoding type VI secretion protein → MFARHWQAALLAMVVVCGLTGCTGNGNYKHSDKDYRPLGEPQAVNRGQ
- the tssH gene encoding type VI secretion system ATPase TssH; protein product: MINVDLQQLVQALDAETRRDLEACAERCVARGGSKILVEDLLLGLLERPEGLLARALLDASVDAGELSVALQPRLEHSGSRNPVFAPELVQWLQDALLVANLELQQSHVDQAALILALLRNPMRYAGSRYHALLGKLDSDRLRDFALAQQAPADNAKAAPGGESLLARFTHNLTQQARDGRLDPVLCRDGAIRQMVDILARRRKNNPIVVGEAGVGKTAIVEGLALRIAQDEVPQALKGVELLSLDMGLLQAGASVKGEFERRLKGVIDEVKASPKPIILFIDEAHTLIGAGGNAGGSDAANLLKPALARGELRTIAATTWAEYKKYFEKDPALARRFQPVQLHEPTVNEAVTILRGLAQVYEKSHGIYLRDDAVVAAAELSARYLTGRQLPDKAVDVLDTACARVRISLAAAPESVERLRGELAEGVRQRQALRRDAEAGLAIDEEALIALETRLGEAAAEREALESAWAEQRELAERLLDLRQRLAQARELANACELDAEAEAETNAEAVAPNVAELEAQLHDTHRALTDAHAVQRLVSFEVCPRLVAEVISAWTGVPLSQLAREHNAKILSFADDLRLRIRGQEQAVHALDRAMRATAAGLNKPDAPVGVFLLVGPSGVGKTETALALADLLYGGDRFITTINMSEFQEKHTVSRLIGAPPGYVGYGEGGMLTEAVRQKPYSVVLLDEVEKADPDVLNLFYQIFDKGVANDGEGREIDFRNTLILMTSNLASERISALCEGAERPSTQALEDAIRPVLSKHFKPALLARMRVVPYFPVSGPVLDELVIIKLQRLGERLARRQLTFSHSPALVEHLAALCTQSDSGARLIDQLLEMHVLPVVADRLLAAMASGEVLRHVHATLDGEGRVLCEFA